The Equus przewalskii isolate Varuska chromosome 8, EquPr2, whole genome shotgun sequence genome has a window encoding:
- the LOC103551184 gene encoding small integral membrane protein 15-like: protein MFDIKAWAEYVGEWTAKDPYGFLTIMHLALTPLFLGSTILSKKLAKIIEAREKDQKKKRRRIKKKKITKAKQLRKD, encoded by the exons ATGTTTGACATAAAGGCTTGGGCTGAGTATGTTGGAGAATGGACAGCAAAGGACCCTTATGGTTTCCTTACAATAATGCATTTGGCCCTTACGCCACTGTTCCTAGGAAGTACCATACTCTCCAAGAAATTAGCCAAGATAATTGAAGCAagggaaaagg accaaaaaaaaaaaagaagaagaattaaaaagaaaaaaatcacaaaagccaAACAACTAAGAaaggactga